In Oscillatoria acuminata PCC 6304, a single window of DNA contains:
- a CDS encoding S8 family peptidase, with product MKKLLLLSLFIVGLSFALFNFKGLANQGTFESIVLDFREDLPLVEVKQQVNAIASEYGVVPRLNSQFSVDDHFYVVNGDRELLKTLKKSDVSEYTEYIEPAYEYQTLDIPNDPFYAQQWNLRSINVEKAWSDTKGSGITVAVIDTGVSRVPDLKNTKFVKGYDFVNNRELADDDNGHGTHVAGTIAQTTNNGYGVAGVAYEASIMPLKVLSASGGGNVADIAEAIKFAADNGADVINMSLGGAGESNAMKEAIAYAHNKGVVIIAAAGNEQRNSASYPARYVNVIGVAAIDSTGQKAPYSNFGAGVDISAPGGDTTNGDEGGILQETISFDPDTNLPGFAFQAYQGTSMAAPHVAGVAALIKASGITDPEKITAILKESAREVKEDPLNHFGAGHLDASTAVALAKGGQFDFGHFFSDFFRWLRDNGYLNPRFWIDGGVYALLPKVLMVVGSYLIAWLLKMYFPFSWTMSMATGLVAGSSGLFVFRGFYIFDLPQWPFRILGSSIPELGTAISGSSAFNPLFASVIIPVGLILLLLGHPQWKWFAIGSTIGVATCLGISAVLAPAPTLLWIGSGIGARAFLLVNACLCLALARLAMKDEGQIA from the coding sequence ATGAAAAAACTTCTGCTCCTTTCCTTATTTATAGTGGGTTTGAGCTTTGCCCTGTTTAACTTCAAGGGTTTAGCGAATCAAGGCACTTTCGAGTCCATTGTCCTCGACTTTCGGGAAGATCTTCCCCTCGTCGAGGTTAAGCAACAAGTCAACGCGATCGCCTCCGAGTATGGCGTGGTCCCCCGTCTTAACTCCCAGTTTTCGGTGGATGATCACTTCTATGTTGTCAACGGCGATCGCGAACTGCTCAAGACCCTCAAAAAATCTGATGTTTCTGAATACACAGAATACATTGAACCCGCTTACGAATATCAAACCCTAGATATTCCCAACGACCCATTCTACGCCCAACAGTGGAATCTCCGCAGCATCAACGTGGAAAAAGCCTGGAGTGACACCAAAGGCAGTGGCATCACCGTCGCGGTGATTGATACCGGAGTCAGTCGCGTTCCGGACTTAAAAAATACCAAATTTGTCAAAGGATACGACTTCGTTAACAATCGCGAACTCGCCGATGATGATAACGGACATGGCACCCACGTCGCTGGAACCATCGCCCAAACCACCAATAATGGCTATGGCGTCGCTGGGGTCGCTTATGAAGCCAGCATCATGCCTCTGAAAGTCTTAAGCGCCAGTGGGGGCGGCAACGTTGCCGATATCGCCGAAGCGATTAAATTTGCGGCAGATAACGGGGCCGATGTGATTAATATGAGCTTGGGTGGGGCCGGTGAAAGTAACGCCATGAAAGAGGCGATCGCCTATGCCCATAACAAAGGAGTCGTGATTATTGCGGCTGCTGGCAACGAACAGCGCAACAGTGCCTCCTATCCCGCCCGCTATGTCAACGTGATTGGCGTAGCGGCGATCGATTCCACCGGACAAAAAGCCCCCTACTCCAACTTTGGGGCCGGTGTGGATATTTCCGCCCCTGGTGGCGATACTACTAATGGTGATGAAGGCGGTATCCTCCAAGAAACCATCTCCTTTGACCCGGATACCAATCTCCCCGGTTTTGCCTTTCAAGCCTATCAAGGCACCAGTATGGCGGCCCCTCATGTCGCCGGTGTCGCCGCCTTGATTAAAGCCTCTGGCATCACTGACCCGGAAAAAATTACCGCCATCCTCAAAGAATCGGCGCGGGAAGTGAAAGAAGACCCCCTCAACCACTTTGGGGCGGGACATCTGGATGCCTCTACTGCGGTAGCCCTCGCCAAGGGAGGTCAATTTGATTTTGGTCACTTCTTTAGTGACTTCTTCCGCTGGTTGCGCGATAACGGCTATCTCAACCCCCGTTTCTGGATTGATGGTGGCGTCTATGCCCTGTTACCGAAAGTCTTAATGGTCGTCGGGTCCTATCTGATTGCCTGGTTACTGAAGATGTATTTCCCCTTCAGTTGGACGATGAGTATGGCGACTGGATTGGTTGCTGGCAGTTCTGGATTATTCGTCTTCCGGGGCTTCTATATCTTTGATTTACCCCAGTGGCCCTTCCGTATCCTGGGCAGTTCCATTCCAGAATTGGGAACCGCTATCTCCGGAAGTAGCGCCTTTAATCCGCTATTTGCCAGTGTGATTATTCCCGTGGGTTTAATTCTGTTGCTGTTGGGACATCCCCAATGGAAATGGTTTGCGATCGGTTCCACAATTGGGGTGGCAACCTGTCTGGGAATTAGTGCAGTGTTAGCACCGGCCCCGACCTTATTATGGATTGGCAGTGGCATCGGTGCCCGGGCCTTTTTGCTGGTGAATGCCTGCTTATGCTTGGCACTTGCTCGTCTAGCCATGAAGGATGAGGGACAAATTGCATGA